One part of the Sorangiineae bacterium MSr11954 genome encodes these proteins:
- the aceA gene encoding isocitrate lyase gives MSLAAVAEIAGRQGYVTDVNAKRFEGIHRNYSVADVNRLRGSIRVEHTLASLGAERLWNMLTHDDYVHALGALSGNQAVQMVRAGLKAIYVSGWQVAADANTSGQMYPDQSLYPVDSVPTLVERINAALMRADQIEHAEGKKERYWYAPLVADAEAGFGGPLNAFELMKSMIKAGAAGVHFEDQLAAEKKCGHLGGKVLVPTGQFIRTLNAARLAADVMDVPTVLIARTDAHSAKLLTSDVDERDLPFIDGSSRTREGFFRLKGGIECAIARAIAYAPFADVIWCETSTPDMAEAKEFAEAVREKFPNKLLAYNCSPSFNWKKNLSDSDIAKFQRELGAMGYKFQFVTLAGFHSLNFSMFELARTYKDRGMAAYSELQQAEFAAEKNGYSATRHQREVGTGYFDQVTEVITGGESSTLALEESTEAAQF, from the coding sequence ATGTCTCTCGCCGCCGTCGCCGAAATCGCAGGTCGTCAAGGTTACGTCACCGACGTGAATGCCAAGCGCTTCGAAGGCATTCATCGCAACTACTCCGTAGCGGACGTCAATCGACTTCGGGGATCGATTCGCGTCGAGCACACGCTCGCGAGCCTGGGCGCCGAGCGGCTCTGGAACATGCTCACGCACGACGACTACGTGCACGCGCTCGGCGCCCTCTCCGGCAATCAAGCCGTGCAGATGGTGCGCGCCGGCCTGAAGGCCATTTACGTGAGCGGCTGGCAGGTGGCGGCGGACGCGAACACGTCCGGTCAAATGTACCCGGACCAGAGCCTGTACCCGGTCGATAGCGTGCCGACCTTGGTGGAGCGCATCAACGCCGCCCTCATGCGCGCCGATCAGATCGAGCACGCCGAGGGCAAGAAGGAGCGCTACTGGTACGCGCCGCTGGTGGCCGACGCCGAGGCCGGCTTCGGCGGTCCGCTCAACGCCTTCGAGCTGATGAAGTCGATGATCAAGGCCGGCGCCGCCGGCGTTCACTTCGAGGACCAGCTGGCCGCGGAGAAGAAGTGCGGCCACCTCGGCGGCAAGGTGCTCGTCCCCACGGGTCAATTCATCCGCACCCTCAACGCCGCGCGCCTGGCGGCCGACGTCATGGACGTGCCCACCGTCCTCATCGCCCGCACCGACGCCCACAGCGCCAAGCTCCTGACCAGCGACGTCGACGAGCGCGATCTTCCGTTCATCGACGGCTCGTCCCGCACGCGCGAGGGCTTCTTCCGTCTCAAGGGCGGCATCGAGTGCGCGATCGCGCGCGCCATCGCCTACGCGCCGTTCGCGGACGTCATCTGGTGCGAGACCTCCACCCCGGACATGGCGGAGGCCAAGGAGTTCGCCGAGGCCGTTCGCGAGAAGTTCCCGAACAAGCTTTTGGCCTACAACTGCTCGCCCTCGTTCAATTGGAAGAAGAACCTGAGCGACAGCGACATCGCGAAGTTCCAGCGCGAGCTGGGCGCCATGGGCTACAAGTTCCAGTTCGTGACCCTGGCGGGCTTCCACTCGCTCAACTTCTCCATGTTCGAGCTGGCGCGCACGTACAAGGACCGCGGCATGGCGGCCTACTCCGAGCTGCAACAGGCGGAGTTCGCGGCCGAAAAGAACGGCTACTCGGCCACCCGCCACCAGCGCGAGGTCGGCACCGGCTACTTCGACCAGGTGACCGAGGTGATCACGGGCGGCGAGTCGTCCACCTTGGCGCTCGAAGAGTCGACCGAGGCGGCGCAGTTCTGA
- a CDS encoding NUDIX hydrolase, with protein MKTANDDDVPKSKLIFSNPRDEAAEAAFLRRYRLGDFPRPSVSVGIAAFSVLDAELRVLLIRRGEHPFKGAWALPGGFVRVRDGRHQQGEDLDVAATRELEEETGLRGTDVHLEQLGAFGEAGRDPRMRVIAVAYYALVRPELVPLVRSGGDAAGVAGVDWAPVNALQAPAMAFDHHRILLCALSRMAERVGSSSIASALVPKVFTVPELRHVHAIIMGATGKMGATGKPHDADRFRRTFERMLDEGILERAPGRGAMASAPVYRFVEGTASPTEHAASR; from the coding sequence ATGAAGACCGCGAACGACGATGACGTGCCGAAGTCGAAGCTCATCTTTTCGAACCCGCGCGACGAGGCCGCCGAAGCCGCTTTTCTCCGCAGATACCGCCTAGGCGATTTTCCCCGGCCGTCGGTGAGCGTCGGCATCGCGGCGTTCAGCGTGCTCGATGCCGAGCTGCGCGTCCTCTTGATCCGCCGCGGGGAGCACCCCTTCAAGGGGGCGTGGGCGCTGCCCGGCGGGTTCGTGCGGGTCCGCGATGGGCGCCATCAACAAGGCGAAGACTTGGATGTCGCCGCCACGCGGGAGCTGGAGGAGGAGACGGGGCTCCGCGGGACCGACGTGCACCTCGAACAGCTCGGGGCCTTTGGCGAGGCGGGGCGGGATCCGCGCATGCGCGTGATCGCGGTGGCCTACTACGCGCTCGTTCGTCCGGAGCTGGTGCCGCTCGTGCGCAGCGGTGGAGACGCCGCCGGGGTGGCCGGGGTGGATTGGGCGCCTGTGAACGCGCTCCAAGCTCCGGCCATGGCCTTCGATCACCACCGCATCCTCCTGTGCGCCCTCTCGCGCATGGCCGAGCGCGTTGGCTCCTCGAGCATCGCCTCGGCGCTCGTGCCGAAGGTCTTCACCGTTCCGGAGCTTCGCCACGTCCATGCGATCATCATGGGCGCCACGGGCAAGATGGGCGCCACGGGCAAGCCGCACGATGCGGATCGTTTCCGGCGAACGTTCGAGCGCATGCTCGATGAGGGCATCCTCGAGCGCGCGCCCGGGAGAGGCGCGATGGCGTCGGCGCCCGTCTACCGGTTCGTGGAGGGCACGGCGTCGCCGACGGAGCATGCGGCTTCGCGTTGA
- the aceB gene encoding malate synthase A, with amino-acid sequence MQEASNVSSDNSGSSGRLSDLLRPEALAFVEELVKRFAPRIEERLAARRETQARFDRGRLPEFLIETSDIRAGNWRVAPLPQDLLDRRVEITGPVDRKMVINALNSGANVFMADFEDANAPTWENVVQGQKNLYDAIRRTIRFTAPETGKSYALNEKTAVLFVRPRGLHLPERHVRYQGKAIPGALFDFGIYFFNNAHALRERGTGPYFYLPKLEGYLEARIWNDVFLFAESALDLPRGTIKATVLIETLPAAFEMDEILYELREHSAGLNCGRWDYIFSFIKKRCNDPNAVLPDRGLVTMDKGFLRAYAKLVIKTCHRRGVHAMGGMAAQIPIKDNPAENEAALARVRADKLREVTDGHDGTWVAHPGLVPIAREVFDANMPGPNQLHVLREDVQVTREDLLAIPTGARTEAGARHNIRVGIQYIESWLRGAGCVPLYHLMEDAATAEISRAQVWQWMHHRAPLEDGTTIDRERFARFVEEEMQRIRGEVGEKRFTNGRFAEARALFEALSTASSFEEFLTLPAYDKL; translated from the coding sequence ATCCAAGAAGCATCGAACGTCTCCTCCGACAACTCCGGCAGCTCCGGGCGCTTGTCCGACCTTCTCCGACCCGAAGCCCTGGCGTTCGTCGAGGAGCTGGTCAAGCGCTTTGCTCCTCGCATCGAGGAGCGGCTCGCTGCCCGCCGTGAAACGCAAGCTCGCTTCGATCGCGGGCGGCTCCCGGAATTCTTGATTGAAACGAGCGATATCCGCGCAGGCAATTGGCGCGTGGCCCCGCTCCCGCAAGATCTGCTCGACCGCCGCGTCGAGATCACGGGGCCGGTCGATCGCAAGATGGTCATCAACGCGCTCAACTCGGGCGCCAACGTGTTCATGGCCGATTTCGAAGACGCCAACGCCCCCACGTGGGAAAACGTCGTTCAAGGTCAGAAGAACCTCTACGACGCCATCCGGCGGACGATTCGGTTCACGGCGCCGGAGACGGGCAAGTCGTATGCGCTGAACGAGAAGACCGCGGTGCTGTTCGTCCGCCCGCGCGGGCTGCACCTGCCCGAGCGCCACGTCCGCTACCAGGGCAAGGCGATCCCGGGCGCGCTCTTCGACTTCGGCATTTACTTCTTCAACAACGCCCACGCCCTGCGCGAGCGCGGCACCGGCCCGTACTTTTACCTGCCGAAGCTCGAAGGCTACCTCGAGGCGCGCATCTGGAACGACGTCTTTCTCTTCGCCGAGTCGGCGCTCGATCTCCCGCGCGGCACCATCAAGGCGACCGTGCTGATCGAGACCTTGCCGGCCGCCTTCGAGATGGACGAGATCCTCTACGAGCTGCGCGAGCACTCGGCCGGCCTCAACTGCGGCCGCTGGGACTACATTTTCAGCTTCATCAAGAAGCGCTGCAACGATCCCAACGCCGTGCTCCCCGACCGCGGCCTGGTCACGATGGACAAAGGCTTCTTGCGCGCCTACGCCAAGCTCGTCATCAAGACGTGCCACCGCCGCGGCGTGCACGCCATGGGCGGCATGGCCGCGCAGATCCCCATCAAGGACAACCCGGCCGAGAACGAAGCGGCGCTCGCGCGGGTGCGCGCCGACAAGCTCCGCGAGGTGACCGACGGCCACGATGGAACGTGGGTCGCGCACCCCGGGCTGGTGCCCATCGCGCGCGAGGTGTTCGACGCCAACATGCCGGGGCCCAACCAGCTCCACGTGCTGCGCGAGGACGTGCAGGTCACGCGCGAGGATCTCTTGGCGATCCCGACCGGCGCTCGAACCGAGGCGGGCGCGCGCCACAACATCCGCGTGGGCATCCAGTACATCGAATCCTGGCTGCGCGGCGCGGGGTGCGTGCCGCTCTACCACCTGATGGAGGACGCCGCGACCGCCGAGATTTCCCGTGCGCAAGTGTGGCAGTGGATGCACCACCGCGCCCCCCTGGAGGACGGGACGACCATCGATCGCGAGAGGTTCGCCCGCTTCGTGGAAGAAGAAATGCAGCGCATTCGGGGCGAGGTCGGTGAAAAGCGCTTTACGAACGGCCGCTTCGCCGAGGCGCGCGCGCTGTTCGAGGCGCTCTCCACCGCTAGCTCTTTCGAAGAGTTCCTGACGCTCCCCGCGTACGACAAACTTTAG
- a CDS encoding DUF3291 domain-containing protein, producing MHLAELNIAHLRAPIDAPELLAFVDGLQPINELADRAPGFVWRLKEDPNDPRATVQHVYGDHILVNFSIWESLESLWDFVYKTHHLEFLRRRREWFHRMAEPYFVMWWIPEGHIPSLAEAMDRLERLKARGPTPAAFTYKDSYSAEEAANWEAAEAARSATAPTG from the coding sequence ATGCACCTGGCAGAACTCAACATCGCCCACTTGCGCGCGCCCATCGACGCGCCCGAGCTCCTCGCATTCGTCGACGGGCTCCAACCCATCAACGAGCTCGCAGACCGCGCGCCCGGCTTCGTCTGGCGGCTCAAAGAAGATCCAAACGATCCGCGGGCGACCGTTCAGCACGTGTATGGCGATCATATCTTGGTCAACTTCTCGATCTGGGAATCGCTCGAGAGCCTCTGGGACTTCGTCTACAAGACGCACCATTTGGAGTTCTTACGGCGCCGGCGTGAATGGTTTCACCGCATGGCGGAGCCCTATTTCGTCATGTGGTGGATCCCCGAAGGCCATATTCCCAGCTTGGCCGAGGCCATGGACCGGCTCGAGCGCCTCAAGGCCAGAGGGCCGACCCCCGCGGCCTTCACGTACAAGGACTCGTATTCGGCGGAAGAAGCCGCGAATTGGGAGGCGGCCGAAGCAGCTAGAAGTGCGACTGCACCGACAGGTTGA
- a CDS encoding short-chain fatty acyl-CoA regulator family protein, whose amino-acid sequence MENARETGGPRLGAKVRALRRRENLNQVQLAERLGISASYLNLIESNKRPLPASLLIRLAQLFNVDLHSFATDEDARLVADLIEVFADPLFEGNGLTSTEVREVAAASPNAGRAVLSLYRAYQSMRESADSLSSRLTEGEQDLTGVERSSIPSEEVSDLLQTYMNHFPELETGAEELWAKAKLGLDDLYTPLVRYLEKQLGVQVRIARGEAERGTLRRFDADRKILSLSELLPTRSRQFQLAHQIGLLTQKARLDAIASDPRLTTDESRALARIALANYFAGAVLMPYVPFLQAAREERYDIDVIGRRFRVGFEQVCHRLTTLRRPGAEGVPFHMIRIDVAGNISKRFSASGIRFARFSGVCPRWNIFAAFLTPGMIRIQLSRMTDGVAYFCLARTIHKDSGGYHAQHPVQAIGLGCQVPYAKEMVYSDGVDLDHLDTVTPVGVTCRLCDRTDCEQRVLPSIFQPLQVNENVRGLTLYNVSNPLAGHPTAGRLERHVVGR is encoded by the coding sequence ATGGAAAATGCGAGAGAAACGGGGGGTCCTCGGCTTGGGGCAAAAGTGCGCGCCCTCCGCAGGCGAGAAAATTTGAACCAGGTGCAGTTGGCTGAGCGGCTCGGAATCTCGGCCAGCTACTTGAACCTCATCGAGAGCAACAAGCGGCCCCTGCCTGCCTCGCTCCTCATTCGCCTCGCGCAACTCTTCAACGTGGACTTGCATTCGTTCGCCACCGATGAGGATGCGCGCTTGGTGGCCGACTTGATCGAGGTGTTCGCCGATCCCCTGTTCGAGGGCAACGGCCTCACATCGACCGAAGTGCGCGAGGTCGCCGCCGCGAGCCCGAACGCGGGCCGCGCCGTGCTCTCTTTGTACCGCGCCTATCAGAGCATGCGCGAGTCCGCCGATTCGCTTTCGTCGCGGCTCACCGAGGGTGAGCAGGATCTCACGGGGGTGGAGCGCTCGAGCATCCCCTCCGAAGAGGTCAGCGATCTGCTTCAGACGTACATGAATCATTTTCCCGAGCTGGAGACGGGCGCCGAAGAGCTCTGGGCCAAGGCGAAGCTGGGGCTCGACGATCTCTACACGCCCCTCGTTCGCTACTTGGAGAAGCAGCTGGGGGTGCAAGTTCGCATCGCGCGCGGCGAGGCCGAGCGCGGGACCTTGCGCCGCTTCGACGCCGACCGAAAGATCCTGAGCCTGTCGGAGCTGTTGCCCACGCGCAGCCGGCAGTTCCAGCTCGCGCATCAGATCGGGCTGCTCACGCAGAAGGCGCGCCTCGACGCCATCGCCTCCGATCCGCGGCTGACCACCGACGAGTCGCGGGCGCTCGCGCGCATCGCGCTGGCCAACTACTTCGCGGGCGCGGTGCTCATGCCGTACGTCCCTTTCTTGCAAGCGGCGCGCGAGGAGCGCTACGACATCGACGTGATCGGGCGGCGCTTTCGCGTGGGCTTCGAGCAAGTCTGCCACCGGCTGACGACCTTGCGGCGCCCCGGGGCCGAGGGCGTGCCGTTCCATATGATCCGCATCGACGTGGCCGGGAACATTTCGAAGCGCTTCAGCGCGTCGGGCATTCGCTTCGCGCGGTTCAGCGGGGTCTGTCCGCGGTGGAACATCTTCGCGGCGTTCCTCACGCCGGGGATGATCCGCATCCAGCTCTCGCGCATGACCGATGGCGTGGCCTATTTCTGTCTGGCGCGCACCATCCACAAAGACAGCGGCGGCTACCACGCGCAGCATCCGGTGCAGGCCATCGGGCTCGGGTGCCAGGTGCCGTACGCCAAAGAGATGGTGTACTCCGACGGCGTGGATCTGGATCACCTGGACACGGTCACCCCGGTGGGGGTCACCTGCCGGCTCTGCGATCGCACCGATTGCGAGCAGCGCGTGCTGCCGTCGATTTTCCAGCCGCTCCAGGTCAACGAGAACGTCCGCGGGCTGACGCTCTACAACGTGTCGAACCCGTTGGCGGGTCATCCGACGGCGGGCCGGCTGGAGCGGCACGTGGTGGGGCGGTAG
- a CDS encoding ATP-binding cassette domain-containing protein, with protein sequence MIEVKQVEKSYDGATALEPTSIRFEAGTTTSIIGPSGCGKSTLLRIIAGLVTPDRGKVIYDRETLTEKNVNALRLRTGFVLQDGGLFPHLTARRNVTLVAEVTGRGTEASREERVRELSALVRLPEARLANHPRDLSGGERQRVSMMRALFLDPSWVLLDEPLGALDPITRRGLQTELRTIFATLNKTVILVTHDMGEAAYLGDRVLLMREGKVVQKGTARELAEQPAEPFVSEFLRAQRSPLEEDAA encoded by the coding sequence ATGATTGAAGTCAAACAAGTCGAAAAATCCTATGACGGTGCCACCGCGCTCGAACCCACGTCGATCCGCTTCGAGGCGGGGACGACGACGTCGATCATCGGACCGAGCGGCTGCGGGAAATCGACCTTGCTGCGCATCATCGCGGGGCTGGTGACGCCCGATCGGGGCAAGGTGATCTACGACCGCGAGACGCTCACGGAGAAGAACGTGAATGCGCTGCGCTTGCGCACGGGCTTCGTCCTTCAAGATGGCGGGCTCTTTCCGCACCTGACCGCGCGCCGCAATGTCACCCTGGTGGCGGAGGTGACGGGCCGGGGGACCGAGGCATCGCGGGAGGAGCGCGTGCGCGAGCTCTCGGCCTTGGTGCGCCTGCCCGAGGCGCGGCTCGCCAACCATCCGCGCGATCTCTCGGGCGGCGAGCGGCAGCGCGTGAGCATGATGCGCGCGCTCTTCTTGGACCCGAGCTGGGTGCTGCTCGACGAGCCCCTCGGCGCGCTCGATCCCATCACGCGGCGCGGGCTGCAGACCGAGCTTCGCACCATCTTCGCGACCTTGAACAAAACGGTGATCCTGGTGACCCACGACATGGGCGAGGCCGCGTATCTGGGCGATCGCGTGCTCTTGATGCGCGAAGGTAAGGTCGTGCAGAAGGGCACGGCGCGCGAGCTGGCCGAGCAACCCGCCGAGCCCTTCGTCTCGGAATTTTTGCGCGCGCAACGCTCGCCGCTCGAGGAGGACGCGGCTTGA